ATTTAAAAGAAACCAAACCTGTAGCCTCACACCTacctgtgctgcttgggacagtAGCCAGCAGCCTGCAAtgtgaaattgacatgatttTCATCAGTGTCACAGCTGCCTACAGAATTCTGAAAGCAGCTGTGAAAATGAAACTAACCAGAGTTTTATTTCCTCTGGCTCAGGCTTGGAAAGctagtagcagcagcagaagtggaCTCAGGAAACCATAATTGTATAGGTTTTCATGGGGAAGGCTGTCTTcccaaccataagggctagaaaattaatttaaaaaaatgaaatgctgCAAAAATCGATGGCTTGTCTTGAGAACCTGACTGTGTTTGACGTTGCATAGGTAAATCCCTAGATTTATATTTAACTCTATCACAGCTCAAGTCACATTCTTAGGACTTCTTTGGagaatgatcatagaatcatagaatatcagggttggaagggacctcaggaggtcatctagtctaaccccctgctcaaagcaggaacccCTGCTTTGATGGGCTTCAGTTTGCTCAGAATATTCAAACAGCAACAATTTTTGAGAAATTCAAACTCTCTGGAAGCTTGGTCCAGGTGACTTGCCCAGCCTGATGGTTATAAAACATGGTCTCAAGCCCATCAACTTCAGGAGAACCTCATTATTTCTATTTTGTCTCCTGCACAAAAGCAAACCTCCCTCTAGCCCCTTGGCTAATAGGGCCTGCAACACTGCATTTGCCTATAAGAACAAAATTCAAATTGAAAATTAGGGGTTCAAGAATCAAGTAGCAAGATGCAAACTCATTAATCATTTGACTCTGAAATAAGCCCAGAAAAGTACTGATTAAGGACCTGTATACTGCAAACATTTAGGCACGTGAGTATTTTTACTTAGGTGAGATGTCGATAGGACTAATTAGCAGTTCCACTAACTACTTACATGAGTACAATTACTTTTGTTTGAAAGTTAGGGCCCTAATTATCTATGGATCAAATGTGCAGTCCTTATCCCATCAAAATTTAaataggaattttgcctgagtgagaACTGCAGGATTCAACCCTCTATTAAATTACTGGCAAAACTGTACTGGGCAAAcgtaagtgctggaactaggggtgttggggatgtggcttgaagtggtttccatcataaacagggtttacagtttggttcaatgactctcacccccccccccctgttatacaaattgttccagtgtccCTGTAGTCAAGATGTCGCTCTGTTTACTTTCTTGCATGCTTCAATACATGCCAACCACTGACTGTACAGCATCTGTTATTTCCCAGTACCATTGAGCCGTGTGTATTCTTTTGTaataaaatgaaaagtttcaataAGAAATCCCCTTTagattatttatttttcccccaCAGGAAGACTCAGCAAGGCTGACAAAGAACTTATTGTTGTGGCTACAAGCGTTGTTAACAGATGCCCCTACTGTGTAATTGCACACGGTGCGTTACATCGGATATATTCTAAAAAGCCAGCTTTGGCGGATCAGGTTAGtgggattgtttgtttgtttttaaacggAGTAATGAAACTATCAGAACAAAAGGGCATACTCTGTGCCTGCTTTGTAGGCTGTCTTGAGATGGGGAAAAATATAATCAAAATAAAGTCTCTTCTTTTCCTGACTGCTGAAGATGTCTAAGGTTCCAGTCTTACAATCTGTGCCATGCAGATGGACCCCACTGGGCCTGAGTGAAgtagtttgcaggattggggcctgataCAATAGCTCTCTTTCTCCAAGCTAGTCCATTTGTTTCTCTGCCCACGACTGGGTTATCCTCCGTTAACAGCCAGCACAATAAGCTAATGCAGAATTTAGTAGAAAGCTTTAGTGGGGACTGTTTAATCCATCCTTGACATCTGAGGAGCATTGAAGCACTCCTCAAATTGATAGTGCACTATTTTAATTTACACTCATATTTTTAGTGGCAGGAAGGTCTGAAAATTGCTTTGTGAGGACCAAATCCTGATGACCTCTGCATAGCCCAGGTAAACAGGCTATGTGCATGGCATCTCTGGTAGGGTTCAGAGGAAACTAaatcttcttcctcttcccaccTTGTGTGGGGGTTTCCATCAGATGATTTGTGTAGGAAATGGCCAATAACATCACTAACTTGCTCCCACCTCTGCTCCGGAGAGACCTGCTACAAAGCAGTGATCTTCAGTGTGCTGGCTATGTCTGGCCCCCTCTGCATAGCCTCTGTGTGGCTTTTCCCTTCTTCCCATATGCTCACCGGTACTGCTACAGTCCCAGTGCATCTAGGGCCTGCCATATGCAGGGGGAGACACTGAATTTGAAAGAAAAAGAGATTCTTCTCTACCACAACAGCCAGGAGCAGGTCACAGAGAAATGGACCagcccagctaccaggggagaattCTCCATTCTGTCAGAACTCCAGTGGTGCTagaatggagggggagggggcaaagccaCATTGCACTACCCCGAAATCTGATACTGGCTGGGGGCCTGCCTGATCCAGGCCAGGCCAgatttttcagatgtgctgagcaaACCTACAGCTTccgttgacttcagctggagttgtgaCACTGCACTTCTGACAGTCAGCTGCCCCTAGGCTCTCAAGTTGGGGTACCCAGAATCAGTGGCCAATCTGGGAAAATGCTGGCCTTCatttctcctttgctgcaattgcATGTCTTTTCAGTACTTGTCTCTCTCCTAGGAGGAAACATTTTCTAGTGAACCTCTCTCAGTTCTTCCATGAAACAAAACATAGCTGTGACGCTGTCTACCCAGGTGCCAGTTCAGGACAGGACTGCAGGCTAATTCCCTCAGATGCTAATAGAAATTAAAGGCGTCTCAAAAGATATTGTAGTGTAATCAGACTGTGACAGGGTGTAcctaccctgcactgggctggagGGGATTAACCCCATGCCATAGGCTGAGGAAGCCACGCCCCCTCACCCCAGCTGAGCACACTCCAACTGGAACCACAGTACAAGAGGGAGCAGCTCGGGCTGGGTGGACTGCTGATGAGAGCAGATACATGCTGCAGGCTTCCGCTGGGAGACTGTTGGATCCACCAGATGCTGATGCTAGCCAGGTTGGTGCCTCTACCAAACTCCAGCCAACCACTGAGGCTGACAGAGGCAAGGCAGCGATTGCCACGGGACCCCCTGCATTGGAAGAAGGGGTAGGATGCAACCCAGGGAATGGGATGGTAGAGACAGGAGACTGAGCAGCAAGGTATTGGTTCactagggccctgggtcaggacaTGGTGGAGAAGGATGGGCTCGGGTCCCCCTATCCCATCTGACCTGCTGTGGAGACTGCCAATGGGCAGGGAGGTGAATTGGGCTGCTGGAGGCCATTACgtagactctggccattgggccatacTGCCCTGGGAAGAAGGGTGGCTACTTAGACTCTGGCCACTGGGCCTTACTGCCCTGAAGCCCAGGTCTGTCTTAATGACTTGGGCTGCGAAGCCATACTGCCCTAAGGGGGCTGACAGGGTATACCTCTCCCGCAACACAGGCCAATTCAGTTGTATTAGTTTGGTTCAAAGGAAATGTTAATGGTATTGTCTTCACTTATCTATAACCTGTTGATTTTTGTCGCATTACATTATGCATATCCCTGTAACTTCTTAACTCTAGATCAAAAGTGTGTGTTACTGTTAAGAGGAGAATGTACTTGATatgtaaacttcatgaaaactaatgaaggATTGTTTGCTCTTCCATTACCTTTTACATTTTGTATATCCTTGTAATTAAATTACCCACCAAATGTGATTGGAGCCTTGGAAATGTAAATGAAGAAGAGTGCTAACTTCAAAGCAAGGGCCATTGTGTTCAACAATGGAAATTCACTGGCCTTGTGGGTGAAGACATTAGTTAGATTGTCTTTTGTGAGTATGAACTATAAATACTGATTCAAAAGAATAATCCTGCATCTCTGGACAGTTTGAATTCTAATAGAGTGGAATTTCTGGACAAGGAGACggagatccccagagttattctgggtaACCCTGAAAGACTTTGGAGAAACTAGCAGACCactacatctctgctatcatTTTGGATTACAAACTTTGACTCACCTGTTaacatattttacctgctttaacctctcactaactgatttcttttcttagctaataaatctttagttagttagtgttgtctttggtgtgagatccagAGTAccaaattgatctggggtaagtgactgatcctttgggattgggagtaacCTAATGTGATGTGGTTTTTGGTTTACAAAACCTTTTATCAtgaagtccagtttgtctggatggcaagatagactggagagctgACTGTGACTCCATAGTGAGACTggtacagtgatccaggagtgcacatttgttactggcttggtgaaatctaatgatagaatataCCATCAATTTGGGGTATCTGCCCCACtttctgacagtctgacctgagattggcactcacggttgtgagccactccagacagcctgcCAATAGCCTTGATGGATGAAAAGTTCTTAAGTTTTTGACCCAGTTGCAATTGTTTTATAGGCTGAATACATTTCTCTgtagctttttttctttcttgcagGTTGTTGTGAATTGGAAACTGGCCGATCTAAGTGAACGGGAGCAGGCAATGCTGGAGTTTGCTCTTGCAGTCAGTCACGCTGATAACATAACTGAAGAGCACTTCCAAAAGCTGGAGGCTCAGGGTTTTGACCGGGAAGATGCTTGGGACATAGGCACAATTGCCTCCTTTTTTGCCATGTCTAATCGTATAGCTCACTTTACCGATCTGCGTCCAAACGAAGAATTCTACACCATGGGCAGAATACCTCGGGACAAGGAGAAGGCAGAAACTCTCTAATGCTGCCCACAATTTTGTGAAAACATATCAAGCACTTAATGCTGTGGCTAACGTTGCTAGTTACTGAATATATATAAAAGGCACAAGCTAATAGCCAATTGTTACCAGAAGAGATCGGATGGGGAAATGGGTTACACTTTCCTCCAGCATGCAAAAAGCTGGGAAAGGGTTTTTTATCCATGGGCCAGTCCTAACACTTTTAATTCCTAAAGTAGCTGCAAGATCAAAACTTTTGTCTTAAACCTTGTTTAGATTGTGATAAACTGGCTAGGTAACATATTGTGATTTATAAACAAGCTGCATGGCAACTTTTTCATCACATCTGTAATATTAGAGTAAATACCAGATGAGCTTTTGAGTATCTGCAGTATCGTACCCTTGTCAGACAGTGAAGGGCTATAATAatttctcatggcacttttgctAATTATCAGAGATTAATATATAAATAAGGGTTGGGGAGAAGGGAATGTCCTTCTTAGCCCTATTAATTATTCTTATGTGATCCTGCCATGCAAACATAATGCTGCTGCTGTAATAGCACAATCATTCCAAAACATCTCACTGGTGTCAGTGGAAAGTCTCTGCTAGGCTTCATtggaagttggatcaggcccttagtgccAGACTGAGCAGAGCTGTGCAGTGCAGGTGTGACAGTGGGTAGTTTTTACTCAATCACAGGTCCcatatcaggagtaacaggcctGTAGAGTCACTGACAgtgaaatatattttcttttttcttcaaatGCTCAGATGAAGAAATTATCTTGTCTGACTGCTGAGTGGAGAAGGAATCAAGTGTTTGTATGCATgatacagtgttgccaactcttgcaattttatcaaaGGTCTTGTGATatatggtgtttttcttaaagccctaccTGCTGGAGTGAGGTGATTGTTTGTGAGAATCTCAGATTccattgtttaaaaaagaaaggttCTAGCCCTCactgttgcagagaaaagcttgaaaacatgactcaTGTGCACCCTAAAGGCTTACAAACCTCATGACAAAAAACTGCCCAGTTTACTTTGTCAAATCTCTTATGACAGTCTCATAATGTTTTACTGCCTGACCTAGGATTTTTCAACACTTtgggttggcaacactgcaacTAACTTTCCTCTATCCAATCTGTTTCTCACAACTTTTCTAAAATGTCTCTTTTGTAAATGGATCATGGACAAACTCCATCCACTCCCCAGTAGTTAAGAAACATGATTTTCTTCCTTGAGTTGTTTTCAACACAAAACCATGTCTGGGAAATGCAATTGTCTTACCTTGTGTGTATTTTAAACTAAATGTAATATTAAGGTTCTTGACTCAACTTTTAATCACATAGGTCAAAAAATATAACCCTTTTTTGAAAACGGTTGGACTGTGTGAAATGTGATCTTTTCTCCTTTGTGGGTGACTAGCTGAAAAAGCCCCCCATTCTAGTGATAAAAGGTTTGTAAGTGAGAAGCCACAGGCTAGATACAACATTCATGGAAGTCAGTGAGTGCCTttcagctgacttcagtgggctttgaagaGTGAAGGAGTTGCCCAGGGGTCAGTTGCTGTCTAGGAACCCAGTCCAAGTAACTGAGGTGGGGGACTCTGTAAATAGCGAAGGAGGAAGAAATGTATCCactgggctgtggatgagggctgAAGGCAACCTGCAGCCCTAGAGCTTCTCAACACCCCGCCCTACGTCTAGGGAAAAGGAGGAGAAGATCTCGGCAGATCTTCCAGCTGGTACTACCCTGCCCCCAACACCCTTTTCCCGGGGTGACAGCGTGCAGGGGGCGTCTCGGGCGCTGCCGTGCAGGGGGTGTGCACACGTGTGTGCATGGCTAGTCGTGTGCCCctccttacccccacccccgggcaggATTTGCTCCGGTGTTGCTgaagaaggggggagaggggcggtAACCCCACAggagccctgactgccctccctagccccgcccccggctTCCCGCCGGGTTGTGTGTAGACGGGACTGAGCCGAGTAGCGCGCGGGCTGGGGcaggcggagggggcggggcgagggcgGAGGGGggccggaaggggcggggccgcgCCGCGCGCGGGCGGGCGGTTTCCGGCCGGCGGGTCGGGCAGCACCGGAAGCGGCGCGCGGGGGCCGGAGGCTGCGATGCGAGCGGCCGGGCGCGGCGCGGGATGAGCTCTGCGCGCGGGGAGGCGGCCGGGCCCTCGGGCCCGCCccgccgcccctcccccgccccgccggccgccgccgccgccaagGAGCCGCCCAGCGCCAAGGAGCCGCCGCCCGCCTCCCCGCAGGCCCcgggggcagcagcagcggcggcggcggcgggcggggGCCTGTTCGGGTGGCTGCGGGGCCGCTGCCTGGGCCGGGGGCTCTTCGTGGACCCGGCCCGCGACAATTTCCGGGCCATGACCGGGCTGTACAGCTCCATCCAGCCCGCCGACTCCGTGTACCTCAGCACCCGCACGCACGGCGCCGTCTTCAACCTGGAGTACTCGCCGGACGGGTAAGGCCCGGCTCGGCCTCCTGGTCCGCCCCGAGCCCCTCCCGGCCCCGGACACCCGCCTCCCCCCTCTAGCTGTTCTCCCGGACCGAGCCctccacacgcacacacccccGCTCCCCTTTCCCTCCTACTTGGCCCGGGCCCACCTCCAgcccaatccccccccccacacacacacagtgtgtctgGCCCCGCCCCggtctcacccctccccccacgccccaaTCCTTCCCCGCACCTCCCTGTGCTCAGCccccctccttccagcctggACCTTCACCACGACAGGGAGCCTGTCACCCCCCCTCTccagggagcccccacccccagatcagtaagagactgtgtgaccCGTCTGGATACGCACCCTTCTGCACGAAGTCCCCTTCTCATTCAAGTGGGGGAGTGTGGCGGGGGACCCTGCTGGGGCATAGTCAGGTATCTCCCACCCCCCTCACCTGGATAGGTAGGAGATTGCCTGGACCCACCTGAGATACTCCCACCCAGACATTCCCTGGGGGAGGGAAACCCTGAAATCCCTTGGGGGTACAACAGAGCTCTGTACCCACCATGGGCAACCAGTGGAAATGATCTGCTCTCTGGGGGAGCCGACAGAGACACTCCCATTTCTGGGACTGAGGGACCTTGGCTCTGATGGGGATGGAGGGTGTCTGCCATGTGGGGAATCGGGTGCTGATGGGCCTGTCTCTGCACCCCCATGTGGGCCTGATTGGGTTTGGGATGATGCTTAGGTCACACTATATGCCAGAGGACTGAAGGGTGGGTACCACTGTTGTACTCAGCTGCAACAATAGCTATCATGATCACAGGATGGACATTAattgactgggggggggggcagaaataAAGGGCCAAAATCCACTCCAATAGCACTTAGAGGAGTAGAATGTTTTTCAAAGGTTGAACTGTCTCTCCAACCAGTTGGAGActtaatacaattacaattaatAGTCTGAGGATCTCAAGGAAATTGATTGAGGTCAGTAAGTATCACCAGCCCTTTTCCCCAGTGAGGAAATTGAAGGAGAGTGAATTGCACAAGGTCACACAATAAAGCTGTGAACAGAACTTGAGTTTTCCACCTCCTAAGCCTCTGTCCCATCTGCTGGACTTGCACGATAGCAGAGGATAAAGGTACTGGTAGATACAACTTACGATCTTTGGGGAAAGTCACTAACAAGAAGCTGCTAAAATTGGCAACTGCAAGATGACAGGAGATATCCTGTGAATGGTTAAACGGGGTAACAGGCTGCAAAAAGTAGGAATATAACAGCCagttctctgtaaagaaaatgttTAGTAATGGGGTCCCTCAGGGACTAGCACCTGTGGTCAATACTGGACCTTAAAGAGGAATAGATGGTGAGGTGGCAAAAGTTGCTGATGAATGATTTGTTAGTCAAGATTTAGGAAGGGGTTGTGAAAAATTCCTACCCAACCTAGCTGCAGAGTAACTGGGCAGTATGATGGCAGATGCAAGTCATAGAAAACAATTCAGTATTCAGTGGTCGGTAAAAAAAAGTGGCTTAGATGTTTGGCTGTATTTAGGAGGAAATAAAGAATAATACCATCAAGTTTACATAATGTTTTCCATATGTCCTCACCTTGAATAGTGCATTCAGTCTCTCTCCTAAACCTCTCAAAAGCAATGAATGGGAAAGGCCAATTGGATAATAAGGGAACCAAGAGGGTGCCCATTAAAACTATGAAATCAACTACTGAAaccaatatatttaaaatatatctaaTTCTGTGGAACTTGCTACGTTAGGTTATTAGATTAAACAGTGATTAGACGTATATAAACAATAGCATTTGTGGATATACTGTTTTAAAAGAAAGCAACAAAGTATTATTTCAGGGCATATATAATCTATTAACGATTTGGGGTAGGAAAAAAGTCTTCCTCATCAACCGTGGGGTAGTAAAGTAGATACTGGGACTAGACTGACTCTTGGTCTGTCTTTGAATGACAATAGCTGTATTCTTACTCCTAGGCAGAGTGTTAAAAGTTAAATCACGTATTGTTTCCTGATTTGACAAACCTGTTCCAGTTTCATTTGCTGTTCTGAAAGTTTAACCAGTACAAATCCAATATCAGTGTGTGAGTGCATTATTAAAGTGTATGCTTTATTTGGCTGAAGAGAGAATGAATCTATAGGTCTCCTGCTCGTTGATGTGTGAGAGAATAGGGAACTGAGCAGATGCCATTTGAGATGCTGTCGAGATTTGTAGGCCAAAAAGTTGTGACCACTTCTTGCTTGCAAAGTCCTTGTTGTTCAGTGTGGTAATTTCATCAAATCTTTCTAAAAGATTTCTACATTCA
The DNA window shown above is from Mauremys mutica isolate MM-2020 ecotype Southern chromosome 6, ASM2049712v1, whole genome shotgun sequence and carries:
- the LOC123373134 gene encoding uncharacterized protein LOC123373134, with product MRGPLLRLLRPRRASPQPLLVSGSLWGRAQSAAVSQAYSTQAGGTMRPTGRYPIPNKKDLPYDIVELMEEVEMKSGFLPNVFSVMSHRPAEFRAFFAYYNAIMNKETGRLSKADKELIVVATSVVNRCPYCVIAHGALHRIYSKKPALADQVVVNWKLADLSEREQAMLEFALAVSHADNITEEHFQKLEAQGFDREDAWDIGTIASFFAMSNRIAHFTDLRPNEEFYTMGRIPRDKEKAETL